A genome region from Pygocentrus nattereri isolate fPygNat1 chromosome 10, fPygNat1.pri, whole genome shotgun sequence includes the following:
- the ythdf2 gene encoding YTH domain-containing family protein 2: protein MSASRLLEQRPKGQGNKVQNGAVTQKETLNDDEFEPYLNTQPRQSNAYTAMSDSYMPSYYSPSIGFTYSLNEAAWSTGGDPPMPYLASYGQLSNGEHHFLPDAMFGQSGALGSNPFLGQHGFNFFPSGIDFSAWGNSSSQGQSTQSYAYAPSSLGGAVIDGQSPFAANEPLNKAVGMNSLDQGMAGLKIGAAGGDMTPKVVGSGLPGGPLSQVSAAPSMPAASIAPAKAASWADIASKPAKPQPKLKTKGGLGGTNLPPPPIKHNMDIGTWDNKGAVPKAATPQQTAMPTNGQPPNQASPQPGTTAGGVPQLPMSNGQLVHPTGQIVQHPQPLNGQQGLAQHPQLSQAPPQAPPQQSQPTRWVPPRNRANGFGDTVGGAGTGQSPPSAGLGGVPVQSEPHPVLEKLRLVNNYNPKDFDWNPKQGRVFIIKSYSEDDIHRSIKYNIWCSTEHGNKRLDAAYRSLGGKGPLYLLFSVNGSGHFCGVAEMRSPVDYNTCAGVWSQDKWKGRFDVRWIFVKDVPNSQLRHIRLENNENKPVTNSRDTQEVPLEKARQVLKIIASYKHTTSIFDDFSHYEKRQEEEESVKKVEVQGSDPYSSNPSRSHYRLQDRQGRVK, encoded by the exons agCAATGCCTATACGGCCATGTCAGACTCCTATATGCCCAGCTACTACAGCCCCTCCATAGGATTCACCTACTCGCTGAATGAAGCGGCGTGGTCTACGGGTGGCGACCCCCCAATGCCTTACCTGGCCTCTTACGGACAGCTTAGCAATGGGGAGCATCACTTCCTCCCGGACGCCATGTTTGGCCAGTCGGGGGCGCTGGGGAGCAACCCTTTCCTGGGACAGCACGGTTTCAACTTCTTTCCCAGTGGGATCGACTTCTCAGCCTGGGGAAACAGCAGCTCTCAGGGACAGTCCACTCAGAGTTACGCCTATGCGCCAAGCTCGCTAGGAGGCGCTGTGATTGACGGACAGTCTCCCTTTGCAGCTAATGAGCCGCTCAACAAGGCCGTGGGGATGAATAGTTTGGACCAGGGCATGGCTGGGCTTAAGATAGGTGCAGCAGGGGGGGATATGACTCCTAAAGTCGTTGGTTCCGGACTTCCCGGTGGCCCACTCAGTCAGGTTTCGGCAGCTCCTAGCATGCCTGCAGCGTCCATCGCGCCTGCTAAAGCAGCTTCCTGGGCAGATATTGCTAGCAAACCAGCCAAACCACAACCCAAGCTCAAGACCAAGGGTGGACTAGGTGGAACAAATCTTCCACCCCCGCCAATAAAACACAACATGGATATTGGGACTTGGGATAATAAAGGGGCGGTGCCTAAAGCAGCCACTCCTCAGCAAACCGCAATGCCCACCAATGGACAGCCGCCCAATCAGGCATCTCCTCAGCCTGGCACCACCGCTGGAGGTGTGCCACAGCTTCCAATGAGCAATGGACAGCTGGTGCACCCGACTGGTCAAATTGTGCAGCACCCACAACCTCTAAATGGCCAGCAAGGCTTGGCTCAGCATCCTCAACTTTCCCAAGCTCCTCCTCAAGCTCCTCCACAACAGTCTCAACCTACCCGCTGGGTACCGCCACGTAACCGTGCCAATGGATTCGGTGACACGGTGGGCGGGGCAGGGACAGGCCAGTCGCCTCCCAGCGCTGGACTAGGTGGAGTCCCAGTGCAGTCGGAGCCTCACCCAGTTCTGGAGAAGCTCCGTCTGGTCAACAACTACAACCCGAAGGACTTTGACTGGAACCCCAAGCAGGGTCGCGTTTTCATCATCAAGAGTTACTCCGAGGATGACATCCACCGCTCCATCAAGTACAACATCTGGTGCAGCACAGAGCACGGGAACAAGCGTCTGGATGCGGCGTACCGCTCTCTGGGCGGAAAAGGCCCCCTCTACCTGCTTTTCAGTGTCAACGGCAGTGGCCACTTCTGCGGCGTAGCGGAGATGCGATCGCCTGTGGACTACAACACCTGCGCCGGCGTGTGGTCGCAGGACAAGTGGAAAGGGCGCTTCGACGTGCGCTGGATCTTCGTCAAGGACGTTCCCAACAGCCAGCTGCGGCACATCCGCCTGGAGAACAACGAGAACAAGCCCGTGACCAACTCGCGCGACACGCAGGAGGTTCCCCTCGAAAAAGCGCGGCAGGTGCTCAAGATCATCGCCAGCTACAAGCACACCACCTCCATCTTTGACGACTTCTCGCATTATGAGAAGCgccaggaggaggaggagagtgtGAAAAAG GTGGAGGTGCAGGGGAGCGATCCGTACTCAAGTAACCCAAGCCGGAGTCACTACAGACTGCAG GATCGTCAAGGACGTGTCAAGTAA